The Rissa tridactyla isolate bRisTri1 chromosome 6, bRisTri1.patW.cur.20221130, whole genome shotgun sequence DNA segment CCTTTGAGTTCGCTCTCTGCACCTCCGAGGATGCTGTCACCTTGGAAGTCCCCCTGCAGATTGATGGTGATGCCCTGCGGGTGGTGGCGtgccagcctggggacaccccaaCCAAGCACTGTCCAGGGCTGGGCATCTGCTGTCTGGAAGTGCCCTCTCCAGGGACCGACTTGGAGGACTGGACCAGCACCGTGGGTGTGATGGAGCGGGGTGGTGCAGGGTGCCTTGCTCCGGGCAAAGTCCTCCAGCACCTGAAAGAGCTCCTTGTTTCGGCCATCGTGCACTGCCAACGCCAGTTCCTGCTTCAGCCAGGTGCGTATGCTTTCTGGGTgcttcccagggcagcagctgcctccagtgcagctggggaggggagcccAGCTCAGCAGAGGGCCCTGTGCAAACGTGCTGGGGCATAAGCCCGAAGCCTGCATGAGCGAGTGAGCAAGCAAGTGCCCTGccaagcactgggacaggctttGCCCTCAGCTAAGGAAGGGGAGATGCAAACTACTCCCTGCCATCCCATGGCAGCAGACTCATCCTTGGGCATCTTCACCCTCAGCTGATGGCACCCTCCTTAATGGGTGGCAGCTTCACAGGGAGTTCACCCACCCCTGCCGTTAGTCCCCAAGGAGGGTTTGCTCAGGGACTTGGTGTGCTTGGCTCAACCTAACTGTGttccccccatctctcctggcCTCCAATGCACCCTGCTTCCTGGAGAAGGCTGTCTAGAGAGCGAGCTGGAAGCGTATCAGGGTTGCACAGGGACCTTGGGGCGTGGGTCTGACCCTGCGCGCACACGGGCGTCAGCTAGGAGCAGTGTCCTCAGGACATGGTGTGGAAGGGATCCTGGGAATGCCCCGAGGGGTCTCATGAGCTTCTTCACACATTTCCATGTCCAAAGGTACTTCTTGAAGTAAATCTCAGCCCTGATGGAAAGGTGATGTGAGAGGAGCAGCAAGTCTGAAAGTCTCTTAACCCAGCCCCAGAAAGCCCAccattccctccttcctcctcagccaaTCCAGAGccctttgttttcctctgcccCCACAACCTGAGACCTTTCCTGGTCCTTTTTTCTTGAACCATGTTGTTTTTCTTGGCACTGTTCAGCCACCCAGCAGCATGTCCCCATTCGGCCACTTGGGGCTTCCTTCTGCGCCCACAGCCACTGGCCTGGCCCTGAGACCCGCTGGAGCGATGCTCCTTTCCAAAAACCACCCCAGCGGGGTTTGGAGAACAGCTTTTGCTGGGGAACTGCAGCCAAACCGCAACATTGGAATGGGATGAGTTGAGTGGGGTGGGACGTGCCCATGGGCGTTGTGGCACATACCCGGTTTAGCCTGTGGGACTGGCTGCGGTAACCTTCTAACCAAACCCGCCGCATCTAGGTGACCTCAGCGCTGAGAATCTGCAGGAAGATACTATGGAGCTCTCCCTGCTGATCCGCGGTGGCTGGAAGACTGTCCGCTTTAACATTGTTCCCGTTGTGAAGAGGTGGCAGGAGTCGCTCCGGCTCAAGGAGCGGCAGAGCGACAGGGGCTTTCCTGAAGGCAGCCTCCGGAAGGCCACGGAAGAGGCCCACTttgtcccagcctctccccattGCTGGAGGTGAGCCGCTCGGCTGCCCCCACAGCGGGCTGACTCTGTCCCAGGGATCCACCCAGTCCAGCAGCACTGCTGGGTGTAGGCAAAAAGGGGATGGAAACGTGGAAGGCATGTGTCAATAGGAAGGTGAAGTCAACCCCTTGTGATGCCCAAACCCACTGCCCTGTTGTCATTCGTGGTTTTTCTATGTTGGGAAAAAACCTCAGCCAAATTTCAGGCAGCTcaaggaaagagggagggggatGCAACTGAAGGAACCCCCCCCCGATTTTTTGCAGGAGCTGAATCCCAGCCACATAGTGGGTGGCAGCTCTCAGATCACTGCTCTGGCTTCGGGAGCGAGCCTGGGCATCTGGCAGCAGCAGGTTGACAAGATGCCTCCGAGggcaggctgtgggagggagaggggccgggTTGACACACATCTCAtctgccagcacagctgcccgGCCCTGAGGAGGGGCCAAGCATCTGGCTGGACCAGCCCAGGCTTATTTCAGGCACAATGTGGTTCAGCTGGATGTTCAGCCCCACCTTGGGGTCCAATCCAGCCTCCCCCCAGGGCAGCCTCCTGCATGTAGAGGAGCACAACCCCACTTCGCCCCGCTTCTTGTCCCTCCTGGGAAGGCAGGAACTGCTCAGCAGCTTCCTTATCATGCTGCAAATCTCCACAGTCCCTCTCCACCAGAGGTGGGTATGGGAGGTGGATTCAGGATGCTGCATGTCTAGGGCCACATGGGTGGCTGGGGGAGGTCCCCATGCGCCAGGTCACTTGCAGGTATCCTCTCCGCAGCTGGGAGGATGCAAGTCTCCATCCTCCCTCTCACTGGACCCCACTTTCTCTCGGCAGATCTTCCACTCACCTCCCCATCCTTAAGCTGCTCCAGGCAGTAGACACACTGAAGGGACCCCGTCTGGACAGCCTTCGCCTGCTCAACCAGCTCCGCAGCCAGgactggggagaggagggtggaAAAGGTGGTCTCACCTTCAACCACCTGAAGGTAGGTAGGTTCTGCTGGCGGGACCATGGCTCTCTGGGCAGGCAGAGCCAAGGCTGCTCCACTGCACTCTGCCACAGTCAAGTCGTTGCTGGAAGAAGatccaaagcaaaaaacccaagtgCCTGCAGTGCTTTGGGATGTACCAGCCCATGGCACACCACCAGCCATGGTTAGAGGGGTTTGATCCTTCTTCCTTGCAAATGGCAGGTGCTTGCTGGATTGAACCAGTAATCTCCAGCCTGAAGCACCCTGACCGTTAAGAGCTGGAGCTCTGTGTCTATGTGCCAGCCATCCCCTGACACAGGCTTCCTGTGTCTGCAGGGGACATGCTGGAGATTGCATCACCGTGCCTGCCATGCCACCAGTTGTCCTGTGCCTCAGCATGCTGGGAGGTGCCCGTGCAGGGCTGAGGGTGGCATTTCTTCTGACAAAACCCTTCACTCCCCACCAAACCTGTTTTCGGCACTCTGGACCCATGCCAGCTGGTGATGCTGGTTGGGAAAGGGGCCGTGCTGGGGAACAGCACCTGGTGGCACAATCCAGGTGTGCCCTGCCTTGTGGTGGCTCTCCAGGTCAGGGTGGAGAAGCAGGCAAAGTCATCTTCTGCTGAGATAATGGCTCCAGCTCCAAGTAACCCAAATCCTGTGAGTTTTGCTTTATGTTCATTCtttgatgttttaattatttttttttaaaaaaagggtgcAGTATGCATCTGTCCTTCAAAAAAGCATCTTCTGCTTCAGCCCGCTGTGTGCGTTGCCCATTACACCATGACACCAAAAGGCATCGATGCCAGGCTGTTTGCCACCGTGGTGCTGAGGAAGCTGGCGTGGCAGCTGCTGGGGGTTCATCTGCCTTGCCAGTGGCTGATGGAAACCACAAGCAGGGCTTTTTACTATTGCTTGGTGTCTGTGGAAAGCTTGGGTGTGTTGTtttggagctgctgcagagctgggaccTGCCACAGAGCTGAGACAGGTGCTCTTTGGGGAGTAAAGCAAAGGTTCAGAACTAAGACGTGGCGGGCCATcggctgtgcctgcagcagccaACGCAGCAGCTCCGCGATCCTGCGCAGCCCGAGGCTGTTGGGGATGTGATGTCTGAGTTGAGGGCTCAGGCCCACGGGTTGTTGCGCAGTGACCTGCGGGGTGTGAAGGCACAGGTTTTGTGGGGAGCGCCCGATCCCACAGccttctctccctccccgcaGATGGTGCTGCTGTGGAGCACAgagctcttcccctccccagagGACTGGCAGGACCTGGAGGGCTCTGTCTACAGGCTCCTGGTGATCCTCCTCCGCTGCCTGGCCACCCGGCGCCTGCCCCACTTCCTGCACCCAGAGGAGAACCTGTTCCAAAGAGAGCCCTTGGACCTTGCCTCCCTCTTCCGTAAAGTGGAGAGCTTCGCCCAGGACCCCCAACGCTTCCTCCGCTTCCATTTTGGCCTCCCTGTGCACACTGACAGCTGGCAGGCAGACACCGGCACCCGagccctcctccagctccctgccAAGGACGGGTCCTACTGGAACACAGCCTACTTTGACATCCTGCTCAGCCAGGTAACGGGGACCGGAGACCCTGGACTGGTCTTGTGAGGCAGAGCGCGGCAGCACTAGAAACCACCTGAGCTGTGCAGCTTAGGATGTGCTGGAATTTATGCCCCAGAGCTCTCTGGCCCTTGGTAGCTGCTGGCATGTGCTGCCCAACCCTGCCGTggaggctgggggaggctggcGATGCTGGGGCGTGGGCTCGAGCAGAGCAGGGAGCCCTTTCCCCTCACTCCCCACTTGCTTCCACTCAGTTTCAGGTGTACCAGATCCAGGATGGTGCACGCCGCTCAGCAAtgtcccagctcctctccaagATCCGGCGAGAAATCCCCCAGCAGAGCTGAGCGGGACCCTGCTGTCGCCCCATCTGGATGTCTCAAAACTCAGGGGGCTGCAAGGCGAGCTACAGGACCAGGGAGCGGCACGCTGCCATGTTGCTTTATTGAGGAAAGATGGTACGAGGGAGCGAGCCCATGTCTACTGCAGCTGGGTGGGGATGCACAGCCTCTCAGCTCCCTGGTAGAGCTGGGTGCCGGCATCGGTGTTTCATCCCAGGGTACCTAATCTGGGGGGGATGGATGATTCTTGCGCTGTGGGGCTCTGGTGCAGGGACAGCTGTGGGTGATGGTGTtaggaggggaagggaggtgtGGTAGGATCCTGCATCTAGCCCTTGGGTCACCTTGCAGTAGGGCTGCCGTCCCCTGGGGCCAGGGGAAAGGGAGCAGCTGATGGGCCAGGCCACCAGGGTGAGGGGCGACCCTGCGCTGGGACCGGGAGGAGGGGTTTTGAGGCATATCCCAAGTTCACTGAGATGTAGCCCTCACCTCCACAACCCCTGCTCTTCCAGCTTCTCCTTCCTGCTCTGGCTTGGGTTCCTGGGTGGTTGCAGCATTTCCTGCCAGCACCCTGGAGAAGCAGCGGAGCCCctctgcctgccagctgcctgcagctgggcacGAGAGGGAGAACCGTGCTGCCTCGTCCAGATGCCCCTTTTGCAGGGGTGCTCACAGCCTGCTGCGGCGGCAGCACCCGAGGGCGTCTCTCAGGGCGCGCAGCACACGATCCACATTGCCACTGGTGGAGTTGCAGCCCATGAGGCCAATGCGCAGGACCTGGGGGGAGAAGGACAAGCGTCTCCCTGCAGCGCTCACCTTTGCAGCCGTGCCCCAGTGCCGTCTCCCTGTGAgcagagcagctggcagcagAGCGCAGGCTCCCGCGCAGAGCAGGGGGTATGCGAGGAGCAGCCATGCATGCGGACGGGCTTGAGTGCATGTGCACAATGCCCTGCTTGCTCCTGTATAATGCATTTCCTCTAAAGATGTGTCACCCTGCTAATTATGTGCACGGTTATTCAATTACTCGTAGCAATTGTGTGTGGTTAGGAGCCGCTATGCATTGCTGCAGGCGATGGGATGCATCCAGCCGTGTGTTTGCTGTTTGCAGCCAGAGAGCACCAGTTAATCATGGGGTGTGCTGCTGATGGATGCAGCCACCAGGCAGGTTCGATGCCCAGCCgtgggcagcaggaggggaggatGCTGCCCACCTTGCCCACTGAGGGGCCCAGGCCCCCAGTGATTTCGATGGCATGGTTGTCCATGAGAAAGGCTATGATGTCCTTCCAGTCATAGCCCTCAGGCACCCTGATGGTGGTGATTGTGGGAAGTCTTGCCTTCTGTGGAAGAGAGAAGCCGGGTTAAATCTGCAGCTCCTGGCCACAGCCCCGTCCCCTGGTGAGGCCAGCAGCCTGCCAGGAGAGAGCATCACTAGGAGGGAGAGTTTCTTCTCCAGCATCAAAAGCTGCCCAAGCACATCTCCAGCCATGCAGGACCATGTCCTCACACTGTTCCTGCACCATGGTGGTAGGCTCGCCCCGTACCCACCTCCTCCTTCACAAAGAGCTCAAGCCCCAGGTCACTCAGCCCCTTGCACAGCTGGGCACAGTTGGCCCGGTGGCGCTC contains these protein-coding regions:
- the MAB21L4 gene encoding protein mab-21-like 4, translated to MAASASHWHSYLGVIVSRERQRLEHFQRAEDILLTLLEGVHAREPRFLVDYARNLEAFEFALCTSEDAVTLEVPLQIDGDALRVVACQPGDTPTKHCPGLGICCLEVPSPGTDLEDWTSTVGVMERGGAGCLAPGKVLQHLKELLVSAIVHCQRQFLLQPGDLSAENLQEDTMELSLLIRGGWKTVRFNIVPVVKRWQESLRLKERQSDRGFPEGSLRKATEEAHFVPASPHCWRSSTHLPILKLLQAVDTLKGPRLDSLRLLNQLRSQDWGEEGGKGGLTFNHLKMVLLWSTELFPSPEDWQDLEGSVYRLLVILLRCLATRRLPHFLHPEENLFQREPLDLASLFRKVESFAQDPQRFLRFHFGLPVHTDSWQADTGTRALLQLPAKDGSYWNTAYFDILLSQFQVYQIQDGARRSAMSQLLSKIRREIPQQS